The [Eubacterium] siraeum genome contains a region encoding:
- a CDS encoding DUF58 domain-containing protein, which yields MELVAIILVIAAVAAAEVLIFGKYALKGIYYSASVNKAEVYEGETLELTEVVENRRFVALPWIKTELSASRWLAFSRKDSAAQTSGGDNTFIPGVFSLKPRSKCTRVRKIRCMKRGVFSFDDTVVTATDMLGLVRVSRGFKVGISITVLPVGADGENAVLSFNEPVGEILVRRFINEDPFMIAGSREYTGREPLNRINWKYTAVTGKLMAMNNEFTTSRNTLILMNMQRKGVVPVTSADIRDTEAFIKLSVRLMWESIDSGCGFAFATNGGNANGTATGFVKTAEQCEGVLRMLAQLSDSCSFDFGSFLHALNYGSFTDVIILTPYIDDEMTLFAKELESRDKAAVFYTTGNIPENTDAQILHARKFSYTFNAGYAEGTQ from the coding sequence ATGGAGCTTGTAGCGATTATTCTTGTGATTGCGGCGGTAGCAGCCGCAGAAGTGCTTATTTTCGGAAAGTACGCACTGAAAGGAATATATTACAGTGCGTCGGTAAACAAGGCCGAGGTCTACGAGGGCGAAACCCTCGAGCTGACTGAGGTCGTTGAGAACCGACGCTTTGTTGCTTTGCCGTGGATAAAGACGGAGCTTTCCGCTTCTCGCTGGCTTGCGTTCAGCAGGAAGGATTCCGCCGCACAGACAAGCGGCGGCGACAATACCTTTATTCCGGGCGTTTTTTCGCTGAAGCCCCGAAGTAAATGTACAAGAGTCAGAAAAATAAGATGTATGAAACGTGGCGTATTCTCCTTTGACGATACGGTTGTGACCGCTACCGATATGCTGGGTCTTGTAAGAGTTTCAAGAGGCTTCAAGGTCGGGATAAGCATTACCGTCCTGCCTGTCGGCGCAGACGGAGAAAATGCGGTGCTGTCATTCAACGAGCCTGTCGGTGAAATTCTTGTCAGACGTTTCATAAACGAGGATCCGTTTATGATTGCAGGCTCAAGGGAATATACGGGCAGAGAACCGCTCAACCGCATAAACTGGAAGTATACCGCAGTTACCGGTAAGCTGATGGCTATGAACAACGAGTTCACCACCTCACGAAACACCCTTATTCTTATGAATATGCAGAGAAAGGGAGTAGTGCCGGTAACGTCCGCAGATATAAGAGATACCGAAGCGTTTATAAAGCTGTCCGTCAGGCTGATGTGGGAAAGCATTGACAGCGGCTGCGGTTTTGCTTTTGCAACGAACGGCGGTAACGCAAACGGTACAGCCACCGGCTTTGTAAAGACAGCCGAACAGTGCGAGGGCGTACTCAGAATGCTCGCACAGCTTTCCGACAGCTGCAGCTTTGATTTCGGCTCGTTTCTCCATGCACTGAATTACGGCAGTTTCACAGATGTGATTATTCTGACACCATATATTGACGATGAAATGACACTGTTTGCAAAAGAGCTTGAAAGCCGTGACAAAGCGGCGGTTTTCTATACAACGGGCAACATTCCCGAAAATACAGATGCTCAGATATTGCACGCAAGAAAATTCTCATACACGTTTAATGCAGGCTATGCGGAGGGTACGCAATGA